Proteins encoded by one window of Rhodopirellula islandica:
- a CDS encoding cupin-like domain-containing protein, producing MTMSIPAAREIPSLDATDVEAFFRDHYATEQPVIFRGVTHADGGAEEVCRSLCDKIAVDTSVTERLLWYDVRQEIIDDACTTPPVVTESMNPDTAFLRDNCVRVWFNSGGHTTPWHYDGHSLHVFNLQLKGKKHWTIVAPETPLPNMPFSKTCLFEDNSLKGKRVYEFDLNEGDMVFLPRYWFHHVHSIGELNVNVNWVLMPKQQPAATKIAARESEILWLLQKTRGVMPSGVKWMLDNFAGAGEPALNTLTQEVSLGRGLSRVAKEVVRSPMVILAIPTLIRKARTVMKGKKILSGLLQTSQAAQKAA from the coding sequence ATGACCATGTCCATTCCGGCCGCTCGCGAGATTCCATCGTTGGACGCCACTGATGTCGAAGCTTTTTTTCGCGATCATTACGCGACTGAGCAGCCTGTGATTTTTCGGGGTGTGACGCACGCGGACGGTGGTGCGGAAGAGGTTTGCCGATCTCTGTGTGACAAGATTGCGGTTGATACGTCCGTGACCGAGCGGTTGCTTTGGTATGACGTTCGGCAAGAGATCATTGACGATGCCTGCACCACGCCGCCCGTCGTGACGGAATCAATGAATCCGGACACCGCCTTCTTGCGAGACAACTGCGTTCGCGTTTGGTTCAACTCGGGAGGGCACACCACGCCGTGGCACTATGACGGTCACTCGTTGCACGTTTTTAATTTGCAGCTCAAAGGCAAGAAGCACTGGACGATCGTCGCCCCAGAAACGCCGCTTCCCAACATGCCATTCTCGAAGACTTGTTTGTTCGAGGACAACTCTTTGAAAGGCAAGCGGGTCTACGAGTTTGATTTGAACGAGGGCGACATGGTGTTTTTGCCTCGGTATTGGTTCCACCACGTGCACTCGATTGGCGAACTCAATGTCAACGTGAACTGGGTTCTGATGCCCAAGCAGCAGCCTGCCGCAACCAAGATTGCAGCGCGTGAATCAGAGATCCTGTGGTTGCTTCAGAAGACGAGGGGGGTGATGCCGTCGGGCGTCAAATGGATGCTTGATAATTTCGCAGGTGCGGGCGAACCAGCACTGAACACGTTGACGCAAGAGGTTTCTTTGGGGCGCGGTTTGAGTCGCGTGGCGAAGGAGGTGGTCCGCAGTCCGATGGTGATCTTGGCGATTCCCACCTTGATTCGAAAAGCCAGGACGGTGATGAAAGGAAAGAAGATTCTCAGCGGTCTGCTGCAAACGAGTCAGGCCGCCCAGAAGGCGGCCTGA